One stretch of Variovorax sp. 54 DNA includes these proteins:
- a CDS encoding ABC transporter ATP-binding protein, translating to MSAIRCHHIIKRYGETQVVHEFDLEVAQNEFVVFLGPSGCGKSTILRMLAGLEDISDGDLHIGGRRVNDLPPQERGIAMVFQNYALYPHMTVRDNIAFGLKRQKVPKHEIDLRVREVSDTLGLERYLERKPTELSGGQQQRVAIARAMIKTPKVFLFDEPLSNLDAKLRNHMRIEIAKLHQTLKTTTVYVTHDQHEAMTLADRIVLLRDGRIEQVGSPQEIFERPRSAFVAGFIGTPPMNLMEMAVHSLDDGQCELRGRGGSVRVDARRFALEGRERVTLGVRPAHLHIDTTGAYDEGFAGEVQLIEYLGNEVLVSVGQGEEEIAVLVPSAGGPRLGEQLHVVADAQQVHLFDVATGTSLLRSDTALH from the coding sequence ATGTCTGCAATACGCTGTCACCACATCATCAAGCGCTACGGGGAAACACAGGTCGTCCACGAATTCGACCTGGAAGTCGCGCAGAACGAGTTCGTCGTGTTCCTCGGCCCCTCGGGCTGTGGCAAGTCGACCATCCTGCGCATGCTCGCGGGCCTGGAAGACATCAGCGACGGCGACCTGCACATCGGCGGCCGGCGCGTGAACGACCTGCCGCCGCAGGAGCGCGGCATCGCGATGGTGTTCCAGAACTACGCGCTGTATCCGCACATGACGGTGCGCGACAACATCGCGTTCGGGCTCAAGCGCCAGAAGGTGCCCAAGCACGAGATCGACCTGCGCGTGCGCGAGGTGTCAGACACGCTGGGCCTGGAGCGCTACCTCGAGCGCAAGCCCACCGAGCTGTCGGGCGGCCAGCAGCAGCGCGTGGCGATTGCGCGCGCGATGATCAAGACGCCGAAGGTCTTCCTGTTCGACGAGCCCTTGTCGAACCTGGACGCCAAGCTGCGCAACCACATGCGCATCGAGATCGCGAAGCTGCACCAGACGCTGAAGACCACCACCGTGTACGTCACGCACGACCAGCACGAGGCCATGACGCTGGCCGACCGCATCGTGCTGCTGCGTGACGGGCGCATCGAGCAGGTCGGCTCGCCGCAGGAAATCTTCGAGCGCCCGCGCTCGGCCTTCGTGGCCGGCTTCATCGGCACGCCGCCGATGAACCTCATGGAGATGGCGGTGCATAGCCTGGACGACGGGCAGTGCGAGTTGCGTGGGCGCGGCGGTTCGGTGCGCGTCGATGCTCGCCGCTTCGCACTCGAAGGCCGCGAGCGCGTGACGCTGGGCGTGCGCCCCGCACACCTGCACATCGACACCACCGGCGCGTACGACGAAGGCTTTGCGGGCGAGGTCCAGCTCATCGAATACCTCGGCAACGAAGTGCTGGTGAGCGTCGGGCAGGGCGAGGAAGAGATCGCCGTGCTCGTGCCATCCGCAGGCGGCCCTCGGCTCGGCGAACAGCTGCACGTTGTCGCCGATGCGCAGCAGGTGCACCTGTTCGACGTCGCGACGGGCACCTCGCTGCTGCGTTCGGACACCGCACTGCACTGA
- a CDS encoding ABC transporter substrate-binding protein, whose protein sequence is MPLPHTYRLAGLALALATLAPAALAQVCKEDVRVLSQPREGLTLLEKSKDEFKRLSGASFSVDNLNENDRRAKSRADASTVGKYHVYYVDEANVAQFVQSKWIVPLTPYYPASYDYADFDAGRQKVASFAGQTWFAPLTGGGDLMVYRKDLLEKAGIKPPATLDEFVAAVKKLNDPANGVYGVALRGQRGSGANVWRWMPYFRGYGGQWFDGDKPVFNSPAAVKATQTYLDLFKYSAPGTKTGGWDESTGAFLAGKVAILVESTPLAGNALDPKMSTVVGKIAYAVPPAPLTGGGYGHGLAIGAKANKTEEAKKCAGLFIAWATSKENEQRRLAEGQFGELNRTSVLGSPEFAKRYGADLGKALADTGKVTAVNFWQDPAWPDLGDRWGIILEELITGSRTDIQGGLDELDAYAKQLIARRKK, encoded by the coding sequence ATGCCGCTTCCGCACACGTACCGTCTGGCCGGCCTTGCGCTGGCGCTCGCCACGCTGGCGCCCGCCGCGCTGGCCCAGGTCTGCAAGGAGGACGTGCGCGTCCTGTCGCAGCCCCGCGAAGGCCTGACGCTGCTCGAGAAATCGAAGGACGAATTCAAGCGCCTCAGCGGTGCCTCGTTCAGCGTGGACAACCTCAACGAGAACGACCGCCGCGCCAAGTCGCGCGCCGATGCGTCCACGGTCGGCAAGTACCACGTGTACTACGTCGACGAGGCCAACGTGGCGCAGTTCGTCCAGTCGAAGTGGATCGTGCCGCTCACGCCGTACTACCCGGCCAGCTACGACTACGCCGATTTCGACGCCGGCCGCCAGAAGGTCGCGAGCTTCGCGGGCCAGACCTGGTTTGCGCCGCTCACCGGCGGCGGCGACCTCATGGTCTACCGCAAGGACCTGCTCGAAAAGGCGGGCATCAAGCCGCCAGCCACGCTCGACGAGTTCGTGGCGGCCGTGAAGAAGCTCAACGACCCGGCCAACGGCGTGTACGGCGTGGCACTGCGCGGCCAGCGCGGCTCGGGTGCCAACGTGTGGCGCTGGATGCCGTACTTCCGCGGCTACGGCGGCCAGTGGTTCGACGGCGACAAGCCGGTCTTCAACTCGCCCGCGGCTGTGAAAGCGACCCAGACCTACCTCGACCTCTTCAAGTACTCCGCCCCCGGCACCAAGACCGGTGGATGGGACGAATCCACCGGCGCTTTCCTGGCCGGCAAGGTCGCGATTCTGGTCGAATCGACGCCGCTGGCGGGCAACGCGCTCGACCCGAAGATGTCGACCGTGGTCGGCAAGATCGCCTATGCGGTGCCGCCCGCGCCGCTCACCGGCGGTGGCTACGGCCACGGTCTGGCCATCGGCGCCAAGGCCAACAAGACCGAAGAAGCCAAGAAGTGCGCGGGCCTCTTCATCGCGTGGGCCACGTCCAAGGAGAACGAGCAGCGCCGCCTGGCGGAAGGCCAGTTCGGCGAACTCAACCGCACCAGCGTGCTCGGCAGCCCCGAGTTCGCCAAGCGCTACGGCGCCGACCTGGGCAAGGCGCTGGCCGACACCGGCAAGGTCACGGCGGTGAACTTCTGGCAAGACCCGGCCTGGCCCGACCTGGGCGACCGCTGGGGCATCATTCTGGAAGAGCTGATCACCGGTTCGCGCACCGACATCCAGGGCGGGCTTGACGAACTCGACGCCTACGCCAAGCAACTGATCGCGCGTCGCAAGAAGTGA
- a CDS encoding helix-turn-helix domain-containing protein translates to MSKTSAVRKPALEHELLRDPRLGFEPAGSSSVRCLQHGVPWPFDCWHYHDEFELQCINRTSGDAFVGNHIGRFEPGYVALVGARLPHTWISHDVPPEGVADRSMVIHFRDEPLRKGVDLFPELETVLPMLDRAKLGIEFFGIGDLVRERFTRVQKQEGMARLSEFIGLLHELANWTDCRQISSNAEPTDEDPTANTRMRRVLDHLHAHLAEELSLPAVSAIANMAESSFSRYFHKHMGSTFTDFVTRLRITKACEMLQVSDRLVSDICYEVGFANLANFNRRFLQLKGMTPSAYRQQAQDRFGLRSAQNTPLVA, encoded by the coding sequence ATGAGCAAAACCAGCGCCGTGCGCAAGCCGGCTCTCGAACACGAACTCTTGCGTGACCCACGCCTGGGCTTCGAGCCGGCGGGCAGCAGCTCGGTGCGCTGCCTGCAGCACGGCGTGCCCTGGCCTTTCGACTGCTGGCACTACCACGACGAGTTCGAGCTGCAGTGCATCAACCGCACCAGCGGCGACGCCTTCGTCGGCAACCACATCGGCCGCTTCGAGCCCGGCTACGTCGCCTTGGTGGGGGCGCGGTTGCCCCACACCTGGATCTCGCACGACGTGCCGCCCGAGGGCGTGGCCGACCGCAGCATGGTGATCCATTTCCGCGACGAACCGCTGCGCAAGGGCGTCGACCTGTTCCCCGAACTCGAAACGGTGCTCCCGATGCTCGACCGCGCCAAGCTGGGCATCGAGTTCTTCGGCATCGGTGACCTCGTGCGCGAGCGCTTCACGCGCGTGCAGAAGCAGGAGGGCATGGCGCGGCTGTCGGAGTTCATCGGCTTGCTGCACGAGCTTGCGAACTGGACCGACTGCCGCCAGATCTCCAGCAACGCCGAGCCCACCGACGAAGACCCCACGGCCAACACCCGCATGCGCCGCGTGCTCGACCACCTGCACGCCCACCTGGCCGAAGAGCTCTCGCTGCCCGCCGTGTCGGCCATTGCCAACATGGCCGAAAGCAGCTTCTCGCGTTACTTCCACAAGCACATGGGCAGCACCTTCACCGACTTTGTCACGCGGCTGCGCATCACCAAGGCCTGCGAGATGCTGCAGGTGTCCGATCGGCTGGTGAGCGACATCTGCTACGAGGTCGGCTTTGCGAACCTCGCCAACTTCAACCGCCGCTTCCTGCAGCTCAAGGGCATGACGCCTTCGGCCTACCGGCAGCAGGCACAGGACCGCTTCGGCCTGCGCAGCGCGCAAAACACGCCGCTCGTCGCCTGA
- a CDS encoding carbohydrate ABC transporter permease, with protein MGTLLARLVLIAAGLSAFVPVLWTFLNSFKNRVDIVSAVPKFFFTPTLDNYLYVLNREAVGAGLVNSIVVVGAAVIIGALLGLPAAYALARYPLRWGNDIQFFVLSMRFLPPVAVAIPLMVIWLQLELYDTRVALIATYTLLTLSTVIWLAIPAFKAVPKEVEEAGRVDGYGPYAIFFRISLPIAARSLVGAIAFGFVLVWNEFLIALMLTTSEAKTLPIVASELSQLGRDVPWGILNASVILLSLPPLLMVGVLSGFLNAAFKRKREAE; from the coding sequence ATCGGAACCTTGCTGGCGCGGCTGGTACTCATTGCGGCCGGGCTCTCGGCATTCGTGCCCGTGCTGTGGACCTTTCTCAACTCGTTCAAGAACCGGGTCGACATCGTCTCGGCCGTGCCCAAGTTCTTCTTCACGCCCACGCTGGACAACTACCTCTACGTGCTGAACCGCGAGGCCGTGGGCGCGGGGCTGGTCAACTCGATCGTGGTGGTCGGCGCGGCGGTGATCATCGGCGCGCTGCTGGGCCTGCCCGCTGCCTATGCGCTGGCGCGCTACCCGCTGCGCTGGGGCAACGACATCCAGTTCTTCGTGCTGTCGATGCGCTTCCTGCCGCCGGTGGCGGTGGCCATTCCGCTCATGGTGATCTGGCTGCAGCTGGAGCTGTACGACACGCGCGTGGCGCTCATCGCCACCTACACGCTGCTCACGCTCTCGACCGTGATCTGGCTCGCCATTCCGGCCTTCAAGGCGGTACCGAAAGAGGTGGAAGAAGCCGGCCGTGTCGACGGCTACGGGCCCTACGCGATCTTCTTTCGCATCTCGCTGCCGATCGCCGCGCGTTCGCTGGTGGGCGCCATCGCCTTCGGCTTCGTGCTGGTGTGGAACGAGTTCCTCATCGCGCTGATGCTCACCACCTCGGAGGCCAAGACGCTGCCCATCGTGGCGTCGGAGCTCAGCCAGCTCGGGCGCGATGTGCCGTGGGGCATCTTGAACGCCTCGGTCATCCTGCTGTCGCTGCCGCCGCTGCTCATGGTGGGCGTGCTCAGCGGCTTTCTCAATGCCGCGTTCAAGCGCAAGCGGGAGGCCGAATGA
- a CDS encoding carbohydrate ABC transporter permease — protein MSKRSHATRLPAVFIGPGLLVLAVLALVPTVFAIAISLQDRELGQADTGWVWFSNYVQLFSDRRFLNSVRVSLVWEVLTVSATMALAVLMGTLMHRCTTPRWRQVLSMLFIVPVLLPRVSAAFVWKFAFHPLFGLVTWPYKAITGEPLDLFADPLLALLTVAFVDVWQWGLFFAVIVLKLLETLPPQPFEAARLDHAKTWEVYAYVALPMLKAPLISLTFVKMVESLRAFDLIYVMTRGGPGISTETLDMYAFSQGFIESGRISYASSMAVLMMVASTVAFTYIWKWTKPS, from the coding sequence GTGAGCAAGCGTTCCCATGCCACACGGCTGCCGGCCGTGTTCATCGGGCCGGGGCTGCTCGTACTGGCAGTCCTGGCGCTGGTGCCGACGGTGTTCGCCATCGCCATCTCGCTGCAGGACCGCGAGCTGGGCCAGGCCGACACCGGCTGGGTCTGGTTCAGCAACTACGTGCAGCTGTTCTCCGACCGGCGCTTTCTGAACTCGGTGCGCGTGTCGCTGGTGTGGGAGGTGCTGACCGTCAGCGCCACCATGGCCCTGGCCGTGCTCATGGGCACGCTGATGCACCGCTGCACCACGCCGCGCTGGCGCCAGGTGCTGTCGATGCTGTTCATCGTGCCGGTACTGCTGCCGCGCGTGTCGGCCGCCTTCGTCTGGAAGTTCGCCTTCCATCCGCTGTTCGGCCTCGTGACCTGGCCGTACAAGGCGATCACCGGCGAGCCGCTCGACCTGTTCGCCGACCCGCTGCTGGCGCTGCTCACGGTGGCGTTCGTCGATGTGTGGCAGTGGGGGCTGTTCTTCGCGGTCATCGTGCTGAAGCTGCTCGAGACCCTGCCGCCGCAGCCCTTCGAGGCCGCACGCCTGGACCACGCGAAGACGTGGGAGGTGTATGCCTACGTGGCGCTGCCGATGCTGAAGGCGCCGCTCATCAGCCTGACCTTCGTGAAGATGGTCGAGTCGCTGCGCGCCTTCGATCTCATCTACGTGATGACGCGCGGCGGCCCCGGCATCTCGACCGAGACGCTCGACATGTACGCCTTCTCGCAGGGCTTCATCGAGTCGGGCCGCATCTCCTACGCGTCGAGCATGGCGGTGCTGATGATGGTCGCCTCGACGGTCGCGTTCACCTACATCTGGAAATGGACGAAACCGTCATGA
- the yjgA gene encoding ribosome biogenesis factor YjgA produces the protein MSRKPKKGYFVRGHFVAEGSELDLELKRELKGGTDEASRTELKRESDELQKLGEELLGLRAALFDALPLGEKLVDAITEAKRITNFEGKRRQMQFIGKLMRKLDEPTLEAVKLALVEQNTVPAAEAAALHEAERWRERLIADDDALGGWIETHPATDSQQLRALVRQARKDLKAGPAGEAPRQGKAYREIFQLVRAQLAVHGGADHAEAAAAQDREEDA, from the coding sequence ATGTCCCGCAAACCCAAAAAAGGCTATTTCGTCCGTGGCCACTTCGTTGCCGAAGGCAGCGAACTCGACCTGGAGCTCAAACGCGAGCTCAAGGGCGGCACCGACGAAGCCAGCCGCACCGAACTCAAGCGCGAGAGCGACGAACTGCAAAAGCTCGGCGAGGAGCTGCTCGGCCTGCGCGCGGCCCTGTTCGATGCGCTGCCACTGGGCGAAAAGCTCGTCGATGCCATCACCGAGGCCAAGCGCATCACCAATTTCGAGGGCAAACGCCGCCAGATGCAGTTCATCGGCAAGCTGATGCGCAAGCTCGACGAGCCCACGCTCGAGGCCGTCAAGCTCGCGCTGGTCGAGCAGAACACCGTGCCGGCCGCCGAAGCCGCCGCGCTGCACGAGGCCGAACGCTGGCGCGAACGCCTGATCGCCGACGACGACGCCCTCGGCGGCTGGATCGAAACCCACCCCGCCACCGACTCGCAGCAGCTGCGCGCCCTCGTGCGCCAGGCCCGCAAGGATCTGAAGGCCGGCCCCGCCGGCGAAGCGCCGCGCCAAGGCAAGGCCTACCGCGAGATCTTCCAGCTCGTGCGCGCGCAGCTGGCGGTGCATGGCGGCGCCGACCACGCCGAAGCGGCTGCGGCGCAGGACCGCGAAGAAGACGCATGA
- the mog gene encoding molybdopterin adenylyltransferase yields MSAPDSVRIGIVSISDRASSGTYEDEGLPALKEWLGRALKNPLEFEARLIPDETARISATLIELVDAGCSLVLTTGGTGPALRDVTPEATLAVAHKEMPGFGEQMRQISLRFVPTAILSRQVAVIRDQSLIINLPGQPKSIAETLEGLKDADGTQLVPGIFAAVPYCIDLIGGPYLETDDTVCKAFRPKSAIRAPR; encoded by the coding sequence ATGAGCGCACCTGACTCCGTCCGCATCGGCATCGTCTCCATCAGCGACCGCGCCTCCAGCGGCACCTACGAAGACGAGGGCCTGCCCGCGCTCAAGGAGTGGCTGGGCCGGGCGCTGAAGAACCCGCTCGAATTCGAAGCCCGCCTGATCCCCGACGAGACCGCGCGCATCAGCGCCACGCTCATCGAGCTGGTCGACGCCGGCTGCTCGCTCGTGCTCACCACCGGCGGCACCGGCCCCGCGCTGCGCGACGTGACGCCCGAGGCCACGCTGGCCGTGGCCCACAAGGAAATGCCCGGCTTCGGCGAGCAGATGCGCCAGATCAGCCTGCGCTTCGTGCCGACCGCCATCCTCTCGCGGCAAGTGGCGGTCATCCGCGACCAGAGCCTCATCATCAACCTGCCGGGCCAGCCCAAGTCGATCGCCGAGACGCTCGAAGGGCTGAAGGACGCCGACGGCACGCAGCTTGTGCCCGGCATCTTTGCCGCCGTGCCCTACTGCATCGACCTCATCGGTGGTCCGTACCTCGAGACCGACGACACGGTCTGCAAGGCCTTCCGGCCCAAGTCGGCGATCCGCGCGCCGCGCTGA
- the pmbA gene encoding metalloprotease PmbA, translating into MTTSSSRADSGFAYSRSFFENLVDSALAHAKKLGATDAGAEASEGCGLSVSVRKGELENVERNRDKSLGITVYVGHRRGNASTSDFSEAAIQQTAAAAFDIARFTAEDPVSGLPDEADIAKVHPELDLFHPWAVTSEQAAAMALECEAAALSTDKRITNSEGAGVSAQQSHFFSAHTHGFRGGYASSRHSISVAPIAGKGDGMQRDAWYSSMRSADELASPQAVGRYAAERALSRLKSRKIKTTECPVLFESPLAVGLLGGLVQAVSGGALYRKSTFLLDSLGKPVLPKHVDIAEDPHVLRGKGSSPFDDEGVVTRARKVVDAGRLEGYFLSTYSARKLGMKTTGNAGGSHNLTLSSRLTKHGDDLDAMLAKLGTGLFVIELMGQGVNYVTGDYSRGASGFWVEKGRIAFPVEEITIAGNLKQMLMGIEAIGADAYTFGAKTTGSILVNRMKVAGA; encoded by the coding sequence ATGACGACATCCTCCTCGCGCGCCGATTCTGGCTTTGCCTACAGCCGTTCCTTCTTCGAAAACCTGGTCGATTCGGCCCTGGCCCACGCCAAAAAGCTCGGGGCCACCGACGCCGGTGCCGAGGCCTCCGAGGGCTGCGGCCTGAGCGTCTCGGTGCGCAAGGGCGAACTCGAGAACGTCGAGCGCAACCGCGACAAGTCGCTGGGCATCACGGTCTACGTGGGCCACCGCCGCGGCAACGCCAGCACCTCCGACTTTTCCGAGGCGGCCATCCAACAGACCGCGGCAGCCGCCTTCGACATCGCCCGCTTCACGGCCGAAGACCCGGTGAGCGGCCTGCCCGACGAAGCCGACATCGCCAAGGTCCACCCCGAGCTCGACCTGTTCCACCCCTGGGCCGTGACCAGCGAGCAGGCCGCAGCCATGGCGCTCGAGTGCGAGGCGGCGGCGCTGTCGACCGACAAGCGCATCACCAACAGCGAAGGCGCGGGCGTCTCGGCCCAGCAGAGCCATTTCTTCAGTGCCCACACGCACGGTTTTCGCGGCGGCTACGCCAGCTCGCGGCACTCGATTTCGGTGGCGCCCATCGCCGGCAAGGGCGACGGCATGCAGCGCGACGCCTGGTACAGCTCGATGCGCTCGGCCGACGAACTCGCCAGCCCGCAGGCCGTGGGCCGCTACGCTGCCGAACGGGCGCTGAGCCGCCTGAAGTCGCGCAAGATCAAGACCACCGAATGCCCGGTGCTGTTCGAGTCGCCACTGGCCGTGGGCCTGCTGGGCGGGCTGGTGCAGGCCGTGAGCGGCGGGGCGCTGTACCGCAAGAGCACCTTCCTGCTCGATTCGCTCGGCAAGCCGGTGCTGCCCAAGCACGTCGACATTGCCGAAGACCCGCACGTGCTGCGCGGCAAGGGCAGCTCGCCCTTCGACGACGAAGGCGTGGTCACCCGCGCGCGCAAGGTGGTCGATGCCGGCCGCCTCGAAGGCTACTTTCTCTCGACCTACTCGGCGCGCAAGCTCGGCATGAAGACCACCGGCAATGCCGGCGGCTCGCACAACCTGACGCTGAGCTCGCGCCTCACGAAACACGGCGACGACCTGGACGCCATGCTCGCCAAGCTCGGCACGGGCCTGTTCGTCATCGAGCTGATGGGGCAGGGCGTGAACTACGTGACCGGCGACTACTCGCGCGGCGCGAGCGGTTTCTGGGTGGAAAAAGGCCGCATTGCCTTCCCGGTCGAAGAGATCACGATTGCGGGCAATTTGAAGCAGATGCTGATGGGGATTGAAGCGATCGGCGCAGATGCTTACACTTTCGGCGCAAAAACCACGGGGTCGATCCTGGTCAACCGCATGAAGGTGGCGGGCGCCTGA
- a CDS encoding Ig-like domain-containing protein → MASEKTNVVVDNTNTGHAASAGAGAFAAQPPVIGGAFDNAGDIQGNLAAGGITDDRQPDFHGQGTPGDTIVLKDNGVEIGKTLVRADGRWSFTPSVDLDEGHHAITVVARDAVGNESQPSAPFNFEIDVTPPDASQLAITGVMDTAGSITGNVIAGATTDDARPLISGTSSGVPGHTVIVMVKDATGERELGHAVIGENGHWTLQVDTPLAAGLNTFRVFEQDVAGNETALTAPYRVTIDTDRPTPPVIERVFDDVGVPHMLQQGEMTNDARPTLSGTAQANHTVKLYDGATYLGQTVADANGQWEFTPATALSEGPRDITATATSPLGQTSDPGNLWNFVVDTVAPVAPTIVSVADDVGTADGKVQMLVNGANGEVDLLGGNDGWTQGNAATVGGVTYSVYTNLAGTAELLVEDKVHVTIM, encoded by the coding sequence ATGGCATCCGAGAAGACGAACGTCGTTGTCGACAACACAAACACCGGCCACGCAGCGAGTGCAGGCGCAGGGGCGTTCGCGGCGCAGCCCCCTGTGATCGGCGGTGCCTTCGACAACGCGGGCGACATCCAGGGCAACCTCGCAGCCGGCGGCATCACCGACGACCGCCAGCCCGACTTCCACGGCCAGGGCACGCCCGGCGACACCATCGTCCTCAAGGACAACGGCGTCGAGATCGGCAAGACCCTCGTGCGCGCCGATGGCCGATGGTCCTTCACCCCGTCGGTCGACCTGGACGAGGGCCACCACGCCATCACCGTCGTCGCACGCGATGCGGTCGGTAACGAAAGCCAGCCCTCGGCCCCGTTCAACTTCGAGATCGACGTCACCCCGCCAGACGCCAGCCAGCTGGCCATCACCGGCGTCATGGACACCGCGGGCAGCATCACCGGCAACGTGATTGCAGGCGCCACGACCGACGACGCGCGTCCGCTGATCAGCGGCACCAGTTCCGGCGTGCCCGGCCACACCGTCATCGTGATGGTCAAAGACGCCACGGGCGAGCGCGAACTCGGCCATGCCGTCATCGGCGAGAACGGCCACTGGACACTGCAGGTCGACACGCCGCTGGCCGCGGGCCTGAACACGTTCCGGGTCTTCGAGCAGGACGTGGCAGGCAACGAGACCGCACTGACCGCACCGTACCGCGTGACCATCGACACCGACAGGCCGACGCCTCCCGTCATCGAGCGCGTGTTCGACGACGTGGGCGTGCCGCACATGCTGCAGCAGGGCGAGATGACCAACGACGCCAGGCCGACCCTCTCGGGCACAGCCCAGGCCAACCACACCGTCAAGCTCTACGACGGCGCCACCTACCTGGGCCAGACCGTGGCCGATGCCAACGGCCAGTGGGAGTTCACGCCTGCAACGGCGCTGTCCGAAGGCCCGCGCGACATCACCGCCACGGCCACCAGCCCGCTGGGCCAGACCAGCGACCCCGGCAACCTCTGGAACTTCGTGGTGGACACCGTGGCGCCCGTGGCGCCGACCATCGTGTCGGTGGCCGACGACGTGGGCACGGCCGACGGCAAGGTGCAGATGCTGGTCAACGGTGCCAACGGCGAAGTCGATCTGCTCGGCGGCAACGACGGCTGGACCCAGGGCAACGCAGCCACGGTGGGGGGTGTGACGTACAGCGTCTACACCAACCTCGCCGGCACGGCCGAGCTGCTGGTCGAAGACAAGGTCCACGTGACGATCATGTAA